A genome region from Nocardia sp. NBC_00565 includes the following:
- the cysD gene encoding sulfate adenylyltransferase subunit CysD, translating into MSQYAKSTASTYELPHLDALEAESAHIFREVAASFERPVLLFSGGKDSVVMLHLAAKAFWPAPLPFPVLHIDTGHNFDEVIEYRDHTVERLGLRLVVGSVQDDIDAGRVTEESGPRATRNRLQTATLLRCIREGGYDAVFGGARRDEEKARAKERVFSFRDEYGQWDPRNQRPELWSLYNGRHSKGEHIRVFPLSNWTELDIWHYIAAETIELPPLYYAHRRTVVQRDGMLLAHTRFLELLDGEQPYEATVRFRTVGDATCTGCVESSAATPAEVVVEVAATRVTERGATRADDRISEAGMEDRKREGYF; encoded by the coding sequence GTGAGCCAGTACGCGAAGTCGACGGCGAGCACCTACGAGTTGCCTCATCTGGATGCGCTCGAGGCCGAGTCGGCACATATATTCCGGGAAGTCGCGGCGAGTTTCGAACGGCCGGTGCTGTTGTTCTCCGGCGGCAAGGACTCGGTGGTGATGCTGCACCTGGCGGCCAAGGCCTTCTGGCCGGCACCGCTGCCTTTCCCGGTGCTGCACATCGATACCGGGCACAACTTCGACGAAGTCATCGAATACCGCGACCACACCGTCGAGCGACTCGGCCTACGGCTGGTGGTCGGCAGCGTGCAAGACGATATCGACGCGGGCCGAGTGACGGAGGAGAGCGGACCACGCGCCACCCGAAACCGTTTACAGACAGCGACTTTGCTGCGCTGCATCCGCGAGGGCGGCTACGACGCGGTCTTCGGCGGTGCACGCCGCGACGAGGAGAAGGCACGCGCCAAGGAACGCGTCTTCAGCTTCCGCGACGAATACGGCCAGTGGGATCCACGCAATCAGCGCCCAGAGCTGTGGAGCCTCTACAACGGACGGCACAGCAAGGGCGAGCACATCCGGGTGTTCCCGCTGTCGAACTGGACCGAGCTCGATATCTGGCATTACATCGCCGCCGAAACCATCGAGCTACCACCGCTGTACTATGCACACCGCCGCACAGTGGTCCAACGCGACGGAATGTTGTTGGCGCACACGCGATTTCTCGAACTGCTCGATGGTGAGCAGCCGTATGAAGCCACGGTGCGATTCCGGACCGTCGGCGACGCGACCTGCACCGGATGTGTCGAATCGAGCGCGGCCACGCCAGCGGAAGTGGTCGTCGAAGTCGCCGCCACCCGAGTCACCGAGCGCGGGGCGACCCGCGCCGATGACCGGATATCCGAAGCCGGGATGGAAGACCGCAAACGCGAAGGGTATTTCTGA
- a CDS encoding 1-aminocyclopropane-1-carboxylate deaminase/D-cysteine desulfhydrase, whose translation MTDSRLHERFPELVTTLPFARLGVAPTPVRTLDLGTKSTVWCKDESGYGSGGWGGNKIRKLEWLLPEAERRGARTILTVGGTGTNWGLAAALYGRDFGLDTALALVDQPVDDHVRAQLRRLENSGATLHFTHSKLRTILTTPWLVLRHTHGRTLPYLLPVGGSSPIGALGYVEGALELAAQIAAGELPEPTHLVTAVGSGGTAAGLALGLRLAGLRTRVVGVVVNDSLPLDAPHIITLANRAEAVLRARGAGFTSPGLHPDDVTIVRDWLGPGYGHETPAAVAANKLAAAAGLELETVYTAKALAGLIEMDTRGEFDGPVLFLNTYGPR comes from the coding sequence ATGACGGATTCCCGGCTGCACGAGCGCTTCCCCGAACTGGTCACCACGCTGCCGTTCGCGCGGCTCGGCGTCGCCCCGACACCGGTGCGCACGCTGGATCTCGGTACGAAGAGCACCGTGTGGTGCAAGGACGAGAGCGGGTACGGCTCCGGCGGGTGGGGCGGCAACAAGATCCGCAAGCTGGAGTGGCTATTGCCCGAGGCCGAGCGGCGCGGTGCGCGCACCATCCTCACCGTCGGCGGAACCGGCACCAATTGGGGTCTGGCGGCGGCGCTCTACGGACGAGACTTCGGTCTGGACACGGCGCTGGCGCTCGTCGACCAACCAGTAGACGACCATGTCCGCGCACAGTTGCGCCGACTGGAGAACTCCGGCGCCACCCTGCATTTCACGCACAGCAAGCTACGCACCATCCTCACCACGCCATGGCTTGTGCTGCGGCACACGCACGGCCGCACCCTGCCGTACCTGCTGCCGGTCGGCGGTTCGTCACCGATCGGCGCGCTCGGTTACGTGGAGGGCGCGCTGGAACTGGCCGCGCAGATCGCTGCGGGCGAGCTTCCCGAGCCGACGCATCTGGTGACCGCCGTCGGATCCGGCGGCACGGCAGCGGGTTTGGCGCTCGGCCTGCGGTTGGCCGGATTGCGCACCCGGGTCGTTGGTGTGGTCGTCAATGACTCGCTCCCCCTCGACGCACCGCACATCATCACGCTGGCGAACCGTGCGGAGGCGGTACTGCGCGCACGCGGGGCCGGATTCACCTCGCCCGGCCTGCATCCCGACGATGTGACGATTGTGCGCGACTGGCTCGGCCCGGGCTACGGCCATGAGACCCCGGCCGCGGTCGCTGCGAACAAGCTCGCCGCGGCAGCCGGACTGGAACTGGAAACCGTCTACACGGCCAAGGCTTTGGCCGGACTCATCGAAATGGATACCCGCGGCGAGTTCGACGGTCCGGTGCTGTTCCTCAACACCTACGGACCGCGCTGA
- the cysC gene encoding adenylyl-sulfate kinase produces MTTTTLLRLATAGSVDDGKSTLIGRLLFDSKTIFTDQLAAVEATSRARGDDYPDLALLTDGLRAEREQGITIDVAHRYFATPRRKFIIADTPGHIQYTRNMVTGASTADLALILVDARTGIVEQTRRHAFLASLLGIPHLVLCVNKMDLAGWSQDRFEEIREEFASFATKLDVADLSFIPMSALHGDNIVHRGASMPWYEGSPLLHHLEEVHIASDRNLIDARFPVQYVTRRHATDFRGYAGTVCGGVFKPGDEVAVLPSGFTTTVEAIWGPGGKPVAEAFPPQAVTIQLADHLDVSRGDLICRPANRPHVGRDLDAMVCWFAEDSALTPGATYTIRHTTRTVTAEVRSLDYRLDVNTLHRDENADSLSLNEIGRIQLRTRQPLLFDPYRRNRTTGSFILIDDTTNNTVAAGMITGPTLPSSRVVWHSTAVSRDERPTTGLTVWLTGLSGSGKSSIAVELERRLVAAGRPAFLLDGDNLRHGLNTDLGFSAADRTENIRRVGEVARLFAEAGVVAVVSLISPYTADRNKVRAVHEAAGIPFVEVFVDTPLEICESRDPKGMYAKARAGEIRGFTGIDDPYEAPTGAELVLRPGDGDPAAMAAAILAKLAKLD; encoded by the coding sequence ATGACGACCACCACCCTGCTGCGGCTGGCCACCGCGGGCAGCGTCGACGACGGCAAATCCACGCTGATCGGCCGTCTGTTGTTCGACTCCAAAACAATCTTCACCGACCAACTCGCCGCCGTCGAGGCAACCAGCCGCGCCCGCGGCGACGACTACCCGGACCTAGCGCTGCTCACCGACGGCCTACGCGCCGAACGCGAACAAGGCATCACCATCGATGTGGCGCACCGCTACTTCGCCACACCGCGGCGCAAATTCATCATCGCCGACACCCCCGGCCACATCCAGTACACCCGCAACATGGTCACCGGCGCCTCGACCGCCGATCTCGCGCTGATCCTGGTGGACGCGCGCACCGGCATCGTGGAACAAACCCGCCGCCATGCCTTCCTGGCCAGTCTGCTCGGCATCCCGCACCTGGTGCTGTGCGTGAACAAGATGGATCTGGCCGGGTGGTCGCAGGATCGGTTCGAAGAAATCCGCGAGGAGTTCGCCAGCTTCGCCACGAAACTCGATGTCGCCGATCTGAGCTTCATTCCGATGTCGGCGTTGCACGGCGACAATATCGTGCACCGCGGTGCGAGTATGCCCTGGTACGAGGGCTCGCCCCTGCTGCATCACCTGGAGGAGGTGCATATCGCCTCCGACCGCAACCTCATCGACGCCCGATTCCCCGTGCAGTACGTAACCCGCAGGCACGCAACCGATTTCCGCGGCTATGCGGGCACGGTGTGCGGCGGGGTATTCAAGCCGGGGGACGAGGTCGCAGTACTGCCTTCGGGATTCACCACCACCGTCGAGGCGATCTGGGGTCCGGGCGGCAAGCCCGTGGCGGAAGCCTTTCCACCACAAGCGGTGACGATCCAGCTCGCCGACCACCTCGATGTGTCGCGTGGCGATCTCATCTGCCGCCCGGCGAACCGTCCGCACGTCGGACGCGATCTCGACGCGATGGTCTGCTGGTTCGCCGAGGACTCCGCACTGACACCCGGCGCGACCTACACCATCCGCCACACCACCCGCACCGTCACCGCCGAGGTCCGCAGCCTGGACTACCGCCTCGACGTCAACACCCTGCACCGCGACGAAAACGCGGACTCACTCTCACTCAACGAAATCGGACGCATCCAACTACGCACCCGCCAACCACTGCTCTTCGACCCCTACCGCCGTAACCGCACCACCGGCAGTTTCATCCTCATCGACGACACCACCAACAACACCGTCGCCGCCGGCATGATCACCGGACCCACCCTCCCCTCCTCCCGCGTGGTCTGGCACTCCACCGCCGTCAGCCGCGACGAACGACCCACCACCGGCCTGACAGTCTGGCTGACCGGGCTCTCCGGCTCCGGAAAATCTTCCATCGCAGTCGAACTCGAACGCCGACTCGTCGCCGCAGGTCGCCCCGCCTTCCTCCTCGACGGCGACAACCTGCGTCACGGACTCAACACCGACCTCGGCTTCAGCGCGGCCGATCGAACCGAAAACATCCGCCGGGTAGGCGAAGTCGCGCGCCTGTTCGCCGAAGCCGGGGTCGTGGCCGTGGTCTCGCTGATCAGCCCCTACACTGCCGACCGCAACAAGGTGCGTGCCGTCCACGAGGCCGCCGGAATCCCGTTCGTCGAAGTCTTCGTCGACACCCCGCTCGAAATCTGCGAATCCCGAGACCCGAAGGGCATGTACGCGAAGGCCCGCGCGGGCGAAATACGCGGCTTCACCGGAATCGACGACCCCTACGAGGCCCCCACCGGCGCCGAGCTGGTGCTACGCCCCGGTGACGGCGACCCCGCCGCCATGGCCGCCGCCATCCTCGCCAAACTGGCGAAGCTGGATTGA
- a CDS encoding L-lactate MFS transporter, with amino-acid sequence MTATAAVVGTGYSRVIAPPGWSRWLVPPAALSIHLAIGQAYAWSVFKPPLESAMHISGTGSALPFQLAIVMLGLSAAFGGTVVERRGPRWAMTVSLVCFSSGLLISALGAAAGAYWLIVFGYGFVGGIGLGIGYISPVSTLIRWFPDRPGMATGFAIMGFGGGALIASPWTTELLSDFGRDQTGIAATFLVMGLTYAVFMSVGVLLVRVPPPGWRPAGWTPVAKIAKLISGNDVSARDAIRTPQFWLLWIVLCFNVTAGIGILEKAAPMVTEFFAHTPTPVTAGAAAGFVAVLSAANMAGRIGWSSLSDLIGRKNMYRIYLGVGALAYVLVWWVGQTNKPVFVLGAMLILSFYGGGFATVPAYLKDLFGTYQVGAIHGRLLTAWSVAGVAGPLIVNAIADYGARHGKTGPALFGPSFAIMITLLCVGFVANELIRPVAAKYHRPAVATEGEPV; translated from the coding sequence GTGACAGCAACAGCAGCAGTCGTGGGCACCGGATACTCGCGTGTCATCGCACCACCGGGTTGGAGTCGCTGGCTGGTTCCGCCCGCCGCGCTGTCCATCCATCTCGCCATCGGGCAGGCCTACGCATGGAGCGTTTTCAAGCCGCCGCTCGAATCGGCGATGCACATCTCGGGTACCGGTAGTGCACTGCCGTTCCAGCTGGCCATCGTGATGCTCGGGCTGTCGGCGGCGTTCGGCGGCACCGTCGTCGAACGCCGCGGTCCGCGTTGGGCGATGACGGTATCGCTGGTGTGCTTCTCATCGGGGCTGTTGATCTCCGCGCTCGGCGCGGCCGCCGGCGCGTATTGGCTCATCGTCTTCGGATACGGGTTCGTCGGTGGTATCGGACTCGGCATCGGCTATATCTCGCCGGTCTCCACGCTGATCCGCTGGTTTCCCGACCGGCCGGGGATGGCTACCGGCTTCGCCATCATGGGCTTCGGCGGCGGCGCGCTGATCGCATCACCGTGGACGACCGAACTGCTCTCGGATTTCGGCAGAGACCAGACCGGTATCGCCGCGACCTTCCTGGTCATGGGCCTGACCTACGCGGTGTTCATGTCGGTCGGCGTGCTGCTGGTGCGGGTGCCGCCGCCCGGTTGGCGTCCGGCGGGCTGGACACCGGTGGCGAAGATCGCCAAGCTCATCAGCGGCAACGACGTCAGCGCCCGCGACGCGATCCGCACCCCACAATTCTGGCTGCTCTGGATTGTGCTGTGTTTCAACGTCACCGCGGGTATCGGCATCCTGGAGAAGGCGGCGCCGATGGTGACGGAATTCTTCGCGCACACCCCGACTCCGGTTACCGCGGGCGCCGCGGCGGGTTTCGTCGCGGTGCTGTCGGCGGCGAATATGGCCGGGCGCATCGGCTGGTCATCGCTGTCGGACCTCATCGGCCGCAAGAATATGTACCGGATCTACCTGGGCGTCGGCGCGCTCGCCTATGTATTGGTCTGGTGGGTCGGCCAGACCAACAAGCCCGTATTCGTCCTCGGCGCCATGCTGATCCTGTCCTTCTATGGTGGCGGATTCGCGACAGTTCCGGCATACCTCAAGGATCTGTTCGGGACATACCAGGTCGGTGCGATCCATGGTCGACTGCTCACGGCTTGGTCGGTGGCGGGCGTCGCCGGGCCGTTGATCGTCAACGCCATCGCCGACTACGGTGCACGACACGGAAAGACCGGACCCGCACTGTTCGGACCCTCGTTCGCGATCATGATCACACTGCTGTGCGTCGGGTTCGTCGCCAATGAACTGATCCGCCCGGTCGCGGCGAAATACCACCGACCGGCCGTCGCCACGGAGGGAGAGCCGGTATGA
- a CDS encoding helix-turn-helix domain-containing protein produces the protein MVTRRSAPTARVVQVLDFFVEQRGKRFGLSELARGLDLAKPTCLGILTELTAGGYLVRDANTRTYGLGPALIAAGRVAQDSFAISAIARAELAKLTALYRTTCTASAVVGEQIMVLESTGPGLVKVGAAYHFAPPVGLMYVLWDTEAAFDAWLSKPPTVPLRQDVDRLRQVVAECRERGYLVESLTAAGRRLYSLLAGVATHDLPAEVRELVGELVTSLGERVYLGTDLRPRKEHPVSLLAAPTYGGDGRQNMVLTMYVGAAITGAEIDRRGTALVAAADRVTAESGGRRPDANH, from the coding sequence ATGGTTACCCGCAGATCCGCCCCCACCGCCCGGGTGGTCCAGGTACTCGATTTCTTCGTCGAGCAGCGTGGTAAACGCTTCGGCCTCTCCGAACTGGCCCGCGGCCTCGACCTGGCCAAGCCGACCTGCCTGGGCATCCTCACCGAACTGACCGCAGGCGGCTACCTGGTGCGCGACGCGAACACCCGCACCTATGGCCTCGGACCTGCGCTGATCGCCGCCGGGCGGGTCGCCCAGGACAGTTTCGCCATCTCCGCCATCGCCCGCGCCGAACTGGCGAAACTGACCGCGCTCTACCGCACCACCTGCACCGCCTCGGCCGTGGTCGGCGAGCAGATCATGGTGCTGGAAAGTACCGGCCCCGGCCTGGTCAAGGTGGGTGCGGCCTACCATTTCGCGCCGCCGGTCGGCCTGATGTACGTGCTGTGGGATACCGAGGCGGCCTTCGACGCCTGGCTGAGCAAGCCGCCGACGGTGCCGTTGCGGCAGGACGTGGACCGGCTGCGCCAGGTCGTCGCGGAGTGCCGCGAGCGCGGTTACCTGGTCGAAAGCCTGACTGCGGCGGGCCGACGGCTGTACTCGCTGCTGGCCGGGGTCGCCACCCACGACCTGCCCGCTGAAGTGCGCGAACTCGTCGGCGAGCTGGTGACCAGCCTCGGGGAGCGGGTCTATCTCGGCACCGATCTGCGACCACGCAAAGAACACCCGGTCAGCCTGCTCGCGGCGCCCACCTATGGCGGTGACGGCAGGCAGAACATGGTGCTCACCATGTACGTGGGAGCGGCCATCACCGGGGCCGAGATCGATCGCCGCGGCACGGCACTCGTGGCCGCCGCCGACCGGGTGACCGCGGAATCGGGCGGTCGCAGACCGGACGCTAACCATTGA
- a CDS encoding MFS transporter small subunit — translation MTEPDQSEAAPPRRIPLLAFAWLWVAAPFVYGLDRLLVNLLKLFH, via the coding sequence ATGACCGAACCCGACCAGAGCGAGGCCGCCCCACCCCGCCGCATCCCGCTGCTGGCCTTCGCCTGGCTGTGGGTCGCCGCCCCCTTCGTCTACGGCCTCGATCGCCTGCTCGTGAACCTGCTCAAGCTCTTCCACTGA
- a CDS encoding QsdR family transcriptional regulator, with protein sequence MTTASRPVGRPAAASQEQVLAAASAQFLASERVDVQAIAAELGLSRATIYRWFGSRDGLLGAVMVSEFERMVDAAQTRVGETGAPRVLALLDRAARWLTRNEPYRYFIATEQATAGRIITSSEGPVQPKVVGVVAEILDAAIDEGYQNRVDTQTFAYALVRLIEAFLYQDAVTGIRGDVERLRAVLAVMLGLEPDQRGP encoded by the coding sequence ATGACCACTGCGTCCCGCCCCGTCGGCCGCCCCGCCGCCGCATCCCAGGAGCAGGTGCTCGCCGCGGCGAGCGCTCAGTTCTTGGCCTCTGAGCGGGTCGACGTGCAGGCGATCGCGGCGGAACTCGGACTGTCGCGGGCAACCATCTACCGCTGGTTCGGATCGCGCGACGGTCTGCTCGGCGCGGTCATGGTGTCGGAGTTCGAGCGGATGGTCGACGCGGCGCAGACGCGCGTCGGCGAAACGGGTGCGCCGCGCGTGCTCGCCCTGCTGGACCGGGCGGCGCGCTGGCTGACGCGCAACGAACCGTATCGCTATTTCATCGCGACCGAACAGGCCACCGCGGGCCGAATCATTACCAGCAGCGAAGGGCCGGTGCAGCCGAAGGTCGTCGGGGTGGTCGCGGAAATTCTCGATGCCGCGATCGACGAGGGCTACCAGAATCGAGTCGACACACAGACTTTCGCGTATGCGCTGGTCCGCCTCATCGAGGCATTCCTGTATCAGGATGCGGTGACCGGCATTCGGGGCGATGTGGAACGACTGCGCGCGGTACTGGCCGTGATGCTGGGATTGGAGCCGGATCAGCGCGGTCCGTAG
- a CDS encoding SDR family oxidoreductase translates to MLLQDKVVVVSGVGPGLGRAIAVQSARAGADVVLASRTESRLTEVAKEITELGRRAVVVPTDINDEAAVTNLVETAQSAFGRVDTLVNNAFAIPPITDLADVDLDDVRAGFETNVLAALRLTRLFVPALTESKGSVVMINSAVLRHSRRTFGPYKMAKASLLALAQSLATELGPKGIRVNSVAPGYIWADNLKWYFNYLAQQRGITSEEVYAETAATIDLRKLPEPDEIADAVVFFASPLARAITGACLDVNGGEYHH, encoded by the coding sequence ATGTTGTTGCAGGACAAGGTTGTTGTGGTCTCCGGGGTCGGTCCGGGGCTGGGGCGGGCCATCGCGGTGCAGAGTGCTCGCGCCGGTGCGGATGTGGTGCTGGCTTCGCGCACCGAATCGCGGCTGACCGAGGTGGCCAAGGAGATCACCGAACTCGGCAGGCGCGCGGTGGTGGTGCCGACCGATATCAATGACGAAGCGGCGGTGACGAATCTGGTCGAGACCGCGCAGAGCGCGTTCGGGCGGGTCGATACGCTCGTCAACAATGCCTTCGCGATTCCGCCGATCACCGATCTCGCCGATGTCGACCTCGACGATGTGCGCGCCGGATTCGAGACCAATGTACTTGCCGCGCTGCGGTTGACGCGTTTGTTCGTGCCCGCGCTCACCGAGTCGAAAGGCTCGGTCGTGATGATCAATTCGGCGGTGCTGCGGCATTCGCGGCGCACCTTCGGGCCCTACAAGATGGCCAAGGCCAGTCTGCTCGCGCTGGCCCAGAGCTTGGCCACCGAACTCGGGCCGAAAGGAATCCGGGTGAATTCGGTTGCGCCCGGCTATATCTGGGCCGACAACTTGAAGTGGTACTTCAACTATCTGGCCCAGCAGCGCGGGATCACCTCCGAAGAGGTGTACGCCGAGACCGCCGCGACCATCGATCTGCGCAAGCTGCCCGAACCCGATGAGATCGCCGACGCCGTCGTCTTCTTCGCCTCACCTCTGGCGCGGGCGATCACCGGCGCCTGCCTGGATGTCAACGGCGGCGAATACCACCACTAG